A window of Methanocaldococcus vulcanius M7 genomic DNA:
TGATAGGCATAAATTTAGAGAGTTGTGTATTGAATTAACAAAGGAAAACATCGAAAAAATGAGAAGACAGATGAAATCCTTGGGAATTTCTATTGATTGGGATAGAGAGTATATAACAATGACTCCTGACTATATTAAAAAATCCCAAACTGCCTTTGTTAGAATGTATAAAGATGGATTAATTTATAGAGGTAAGTTTCCAGTAAATTGGTGTCCAAGATGTCAGACAGCAATTGCCTTTGCAGAAGTTGAGTATAAAGAAAGAGAAAGCAAATTAAACTATATAAAATTTCCAGCAGTTGATGGAAACGGATATTTATTGATAGCTACAACAAGACCTGAACTTATGGCGGCATGTGTTGCTATATTAGTTCATCCAGAGGATGAGAGATATAAGCATTTAATCGAAAAAGAGTTTATAGTTCCATTGTTTGGGCATAAGGTTAAGTTGTTAGCTGATGAGGATGTAGAGAAGGAGTTTGGAACTGGAGCGGTTATGGTTTGTACATTTGGGGATAAGACAGACGTTTTATGGGTTAATAGGCATAAATTGGAGATTAAGAAGGCAATTGATGAGAAAGGAAAATTAACAGAAATAGCTGGAAAATATAAAGGGCTAAAAACAGAGGAAGCAAGAAAGAAGATTATTGATGACTTAAAGAAAGAGGGTTATTTAGTTAAGCAAGAACCAATAAAACAGAATGTTGGTGTTTGTTGGAGATGTAAAACACCAATTGAAATTATTGTTACTGAGCAGTGGTTCGTTAATGTTAGAAAGCTAATTCCAAAGGTTAGAGAGGTAGCTGATGAAATTAAATGGGTTCCAGAGCACATGAAAATTAGATTGCTGAATTGGATTAAAGATATGGATTGGGATTGGGTTATAAGTAGGCAGAGAATCTTTGCTACACCAATTCCAGTTTGGTACTGTAAAAAATGTGGAAATGTAGTTGTTGCTAAGGAAGAGGATCTACCAGTGGATCCAACAAAAACAAGTTATGTTTGTGATAAGTGTGGCAGTAAGGACTTAATCCCAGAAACAGATGTTTTGGATACATGGATGGACTCTTCAATAACACCGATGGTTATAACAAAGTGGTTGGATGATGATAAATTCTTTGAAAAGCATTATCCAGTCCAATTAAGACCACAAGGGCATGACATAATTAGAACTTGGGCATTCTATACAATAATTAAATCAGTAGCTTTAACCAATAAAAAGCCATGGGAAGAGATCGTTATAAACGGAATGGTGTTTGGAGAAGATGGGCATAAGATGAGTAAGAGTAGGGGAAATGTTGTAGAGCCAGATGAAATTATATCTAAGTATGGAGCAGATGCTTTACGACTGTGGGCAAGCAACAGCGTTGTTGGGGATGACGTCCAATTCTTATGGAAGGAAATTGATTATGCTTACAGATTTTTGAGAAAGTTCTGGAATGCTTGTAGATTTGCTAAGATGCACATAAGTGATGACATTATTGATGAATTAAAAAAACCAGTTGAAATTAAAAATCCAGTTGATTTATGGATTTTGAGTAAATTGCAGAGATTAATTGAGAGAGTTGATAAGGACTTAGAGAATTATAGGTTTAATACAATAGTTGAGATTTATAAGTTTGTTTGGCATGAGTTCTGTGATAACTACATAGAAATGGTTAAATATCGATTGTATGGAGATGATGAAGAGGCAAAGAAAGAAGCAAGATGGACATTATACTATGTAATTGATAAGATCGTTAGATTGCTGTCTCCATTTGCCCCACACTTCTCTGACTATATGGCTGATATTTATAAAATAGACAATCTCCACTTCTCATTCCCAGAGGTTGATGAGAGATTTATAAATGAAGAAGCAGAGAAATTTGGGGAAATAGCTAAAAATACAGTTATTTCAATTAGAAGATTTAAGGCAAATTCAGGAATGGCTTTAAACGCCCCATTAAAATACGTTGAGATTTATACAGAGGATGAAGAGACATATTTGGCTTTAAATAAAACAGCTGAAGATATTAAAGGAACATTGAAGATTGAAGAGCTTAAAATAATTAAAGGAAAACCAGCCCTTGAATCTAAGATTGTTGAAATAATCCCAGACAAATCAAAGATAGGGCCAGAGTTTAAGAAGAATGCAAAGGCAGTTATGGATTTAATTAAAGAGGCAGATGAAGAGACACTTGAAAAGATAATTAATGAGGGCTTAGAAACGGAATATGGGGTTATTAGGAAAGAGCATATTAAAGATGTCAAAAGA
This region includes:
- the valS gene encoding valine--tRNA ligase, encoding MEMPKDYNIEVEKQIQKKWEESKIYKFDEESNKPPYIIDTPPPYPTGRLHLGHALNWTYIDIIARYKRMKGFNVLFPQGWDCHGLPTEVKVEEIHGITKSDVDRHKFRELCIELTKENIEKMRRQMKSLGISIDWDREYITMTPDYIKKSQTAFVRMYKDGLIYRGKFPVNWCPRCQTAIAFAEVEYKERESKLNYIKFPAVDGNGYLLIATTRPELMAACVAILVHPEDERYKHLIEKEFIVPLFGHKVKLLADEDVEKEFGTGAVMVCTFGDKTDVLWVNRHKLEIKKAIDEKGKLTEIAGKYKGLKTEEARKKIIDDLKKEGYLVKQEPIKQNVGVCWRCKTPIEIIVTEQWFVNVRKLIPKVREVADEIKWVPEHMKIRLLNWIKDMDWDWVISRQRIFATPIPVWYCKKCGNVVVAKEEDLPVDPTKTSYVCDKCGSKDLIPETDVLDTWMDSSITPMVITKWLDDDKFFEKHYPVQLRPQGHDIIRTWAFYTIIKSVALTNKKPWEEIVINGMVFGEDGHKMSKSRGNVVEPDEIISKYGADALRLWASNSVVGDDVQFLWKEIDYAYRFLRKFWNACRFAKMHISDDIIDELKKPVEIKNPVDLWILSKLQRLIERVDKDLENYRFNTIVEIYKFVWHEFCDNYIEMVKYRLYGDDEEAKKEARWTLYYVIDKIVRLLSPFAPHFSDYMADIYKIDNLHFSFPEVDERFINEEAEKFGEIAKNTVISIRRFKANSGMALNAPLKYVEIYTEDEETYLALNKTAEDIKGTLKIEELKIIKGKPALESKIVEIIPDKSKIGPEFKKNAKAVMDLIKEADEETLEKIINEGLETEYGVIRKEHIKDVKRALFCEGEEVDSVDIEGVLAIAIIRK